From the Solibacillus sp. FSL R5-0449 genome, one window contains:
- a CDS encoding serine/threonine protein kinase has product MVKDFEKVMDSLSKINVISNPNNEPVTIIGEAEGIRCVGIGTDAAVFWSENAPAYAFKLYAKDKAAKVMLEEDVYRKLGNSPFFSTCYGSNGNCLVLSYEEGKTLFDCILEGIHIPEQVIQDVEEAREYARSKGLNPRDIHLKNVLLQNGRAKIIDVSEYTMSGNDFRWEHLKKGYEQYYHLIDGKSVPITVVESVRKWYNRRGKNSLSFEEITTPILKLFFK; this is encoded by the coding sequence ATGGTAAAGGACTTCGAAAAAGTAATGGATTCCCTTTCAAAAATAAATGTTATATCCAATCCGAATAATGAGCCAGTAACAATCATTGGTGAAGCAGAAGGTATAAGATGTGTAGGGATTGGGACTGATGCGGCAGTTTTTTGGTCCGAAAATGCCCCGGCATATGCATTCAAACTGTATGCGAAAGACAAGGCAGCGAAAGTAATGTTGGAAGAAGATGTTTACCGGAAGTTAGGCAATTCGCCTTTCTTTTCAACATGCTATGGCTCGAACGGCAATTGTCTTGTATTAAGTTACGAGGAAGGGAAAACGCTCTTTGACTGCATTCTTGAAGGCATCCATATTCCGGAACAGGTAATACAAGATGTTGAAGAAGCAAGAGAATATGCGCGCAGCAAGGGGCTGAACCCGCGTGATATTCATTTGAAAAATGTACTGCTGCAAAACGGGAGAGCCAAAATCATCGATGTTTCCGAATATACGATGTCCGGTAATGATTTTCGATGGGAACATTTAAAAAAAGGTTATGAGCAATACTATCATTTAATTGACGGAAAATCTGTACCAATCACGGTAGTTGAAAGCGTTCGTAAGTGGTATAACAGGCGAGGGAAGAATTCCTTGTCATTTGAAGAAATTACAACACCTATTTTAAAACTTTTCTTTAAATAA